A window of the Armatimonadota bacterium genome harbors these coding sequences:
- a CDS encoding 2-isopropylmalate synthase has translation MADRVAIFDTTLRDGEQSPGFSLWPEEKLELARQLARLGVDVIEAGFPVSSPGEFEGVRRIAREVRGPVICALARAHPRDIEAAAEAVRPAERARVHTFIATSPIHMARKLRMSPAQVLEAAREAVTLARRMAPEVEFSAEDATRSEVDFLCRVFEAAIRAGATVINIPDTVGYALPDEYGALVATLRERVPGMDRVTVSVHCHNDLGLATANTLAGLRAGARQVEGTINGIGERAGNAALEEVIMALRTRADLLGLATGVDTTQIYPTSRLLCALTGVDVQPNKAIVGANAFAHEAGIHQHGVLMDRRTYEIMTPASVGLPANRLVLGKHSGRHAFEKVLQDAGIHLGPEELDRAFARFKDVCDRKKTVLPDEVIALVEEQFAAAPRTWDLVRFAVSTGTGRTPQATVAVARGDERVERTATGDGPVNALFEALGDALGLRPALVDYTVRAAAGGADAVGEAVVKVRWDADLVVGRASSTDILEASARAYLAAVNKILHRRAGAPAGETPVARG, from the coding sequence GTGGCAGACCGGGTGGCCATCTTCGACACGACCCTGCGGGACGGCGAGCAGTCGCCGGGGTTTTCCCTGTGGCCGGAGGAAAAACTGGAACTGGCCCGCCAGCTGGCCCGGCTGGGCGTGGACGTGATCGAGGCGGGCTTTCCCGTCTCCTCGCCCGGGGAGTTCGAGGGCGTCCGGCGCATCGCCCGGGAGGTGCGCGGCCCGGTGATCTGCGCTCTGGCCCGGGCTCACCCCCGGGACATCGAGGCCGCCGCCGAGGCGGTGCGGCCGGCCGAGCGGGCGCGGGTGCACACCTTCATCGCCACCTCGCCCATCCACATGGCCCGCAAGCTCCGCATGAGCCCCGCGCAGGTCCTGGAGGCCGCGCGGGAGGCGGTGACCCTGGCGCGTCGGATGGCCCCGGAGGTGGAATTCTCCGCCGAGGACGCCACCCGGTCAGAGGTCGACTTCCTGTGCCGGGTCTTTGAGGCGGCCATCCGGGCAGGGGCCACCGTCATCAACATCCCCGACACCGTGGGCTATGCGCTGCCCGACGAGTACGGGGCGCTCGTGGCCACCCTGCGGGAGCGGGTCCCGGGCATGGACCGGGTGACCGTGAGCGTGCACTGCCACAACGACCTGGGCCTGGCCACCGCCAACACCCTCGCGGGCCTGCGGGCCGGCGCGCGGCAGGTGGAGGGGACCATCAACGGCATCGGCGAGCGCGCCGGCAACGCCGCCCTGGAGGAGGTGATCATGGCCCTGCGCACCCGCGCCGACCTGCTGGGACTGGCCACCGGCGTGGACACCACCCAGATCTATCCCACCAGCCGGCTCCTGTGCGCCCTGACCGGGGTGGACGTGCAGCCCAACAAGGCCATCGTGGGCGCCAACGCCTTCGCCCACGAGGCCGGCATCCACCAGCACGGCGTCCTGATGGATCGGCGCACCTACGAGATCATGACCCCGGCCTCGGTGGGGCTGCCCGCCAACCGGCTGGTGCTGGGCAAGCACTCAGGCCGCCACGCCTTCGAGAAGGTCCTGCAGGATGCCGGCATCCATCTGGGGCCGGAGGAGCTGGACCGGGCGTTCGCCCGCTTCAAGGACGTGTGCGACCGCAAGAAGACCGTGCTCCCGGACGAGGTCATCGCCCTGGTGGAGGAGCAGTTCGCCGCGGCGCCCCGGACCTGGGACCTGGTGCGTTTCGCCGTGTCCACCGGCACCGGCCGGACCCCTCAGGCCACCGTGGCGGTGGCGCGGGGCGACGAACGGGTCGAGCGGACCGCCACCGGCGACGGGCCGGTGAATGCGCTGTTTGAGGCCCTCGGCGACGCCCTGGGCCTGCGGCCGGCTCTGGTGGACTACACCGTGCGCGCGGCCGCCGGGGGGGCCGACGCGGTGGGTGAGGCGGTGGTGAAGGTCCGGTGGGACGCCGACCTGGTGGTGGGGCGGGCCAGCAGCACCGACATCCTGGAAGCCAGCGCCCGCGCCTATCTGGCGGCCGTCAACAAGATCCTCCACCGGCGCGCCGGGGCCCCGGCCGGAGAGACACCGGTGGCCCGGGGGTGA
- a CDS encoding 3-isopropylmalate dehydratase large subunit, whose amino-acid sequence MGMTITEKILAAHVGAPSVRPGDLIDCPVDFAFANDITAPLAIQEFQKMGVDRVFDPDRVAFVLDHYVPNKDIASAQQCKVTREFVASHGLPHFFDVGRAGIAHVLLAELGYVVPGDVFIGADSHTCNHGALGAFATGVGSSDLAAALALGRLWLRVPETIRIVFRGRPRRWVTGKDLVLTVIGDIGVDGARYAALEFAGDTLAHLTMDERFSVTNMAVEAGAKNGIMEPDETTLAWVRPRARRPFTVYRSDPDAAYADVREYDAAALDPVVAAPSSPGNVVSVREAAGVRVDQCFIGTCTNGRLEDLRVAARILAGRRVHPSTRLLVIPATPAIYRQALEEGLLQIFLDAGAAVSTSTCGPCIGGHMGVLADGEVCVSTSSRNFVGRMGHRGSRVYLSNAAVAAAAAVAGRLVHPDEVVGETAAV is encoded by the coding sequence ATGGGCATGACCATCACCGAGAAGATCCTGGCCGCCCACGTGGGCGCTCCCTCGGTGCGCCCCGGGGACCTCATCGACTGCCCGGTGGACTTCGCGTTTGCCAACGACATCACCGCGCCCCTGGCCATCCAGGAATTCCAGAAGATGGGCGTGGATCGGGTCTTCGATCCCGACCGGGTGGCCTTCGTCCTCGACCACTACGTGCCCAACAAGGACATCGCCTCGGCCCAGCAGTGCAAGGTGACCCGGGAGTTCGTGGCATCCCACGGCCTGCCGCACTTCTTCGACGTGGGCCGCGCGGGGATCGCCCACGTGCTGCTGGCCGAGCTGGGTTACGTGGTGCCCGGGGATGTGTTCATCGGGGCCGACTCCCACACGTGCAACCACGGGGCGCTGGGAGCCTTCGCCACCGGCGTGGGGTCGTCGGACCTGGCAGCCGCCCTGGCCCTGGGCCGCCTGTGGCTGCGGGTGCCGGAAACGATCCGCATTGTGTTCCGGGGGCGGCCGCGGCGGTGGGTGACCGGCAAGGACCTTGTCCTGACCGTCATCGGCGACATCGGGGTGGACGGCGCCCGGTACGCCGCCCTCGAGTTTGCCGGGGACACCCTGGCGCACCTGACCATGGACGAGCGGTTCTCCGTGACCAACATGGCGGTCGAGGCCGGCGCCAAAAACGGCATCATGGAGCCCGACGAGACGACCCTGGCGTGGGTGCGCCCCCGCGCCCGCCGGCCGTTCACCGTCTATCGCAGCGACCCGGACGCCGCCTACGCCGACGTGCGGGAGTACGACGCCGCCGCCCTGGACCCGGTGGTGGCGGCTCCCTCCTCGCCGGGCAACGTGGTCTCGGTGCGGGAGGCGGCCGGGGTGCGGGTGGACCAGTGCTTCATCGGAACCTGCACCAACGGCCGCCTCGAGGACCTGCGGGTCGCCGCCCGCATCCTGGCCGGCCGCCGGGTACACCCCTCCACCCGCCTGCTGGTCATCCCCGCCACTCCGGCCATCTACCGGCAGGCCCTGGAGGAGGGGCTGCTGCAGATCTTCCTGGACGCGGGGGCGGCGGTCAGCACCTCCACCTGCGGGCCCTGCATCGGCGGCCACATGGGCGTGCTGGCCGACGGCGAGGTGTGCGTCTCGACCAGCAGCCGCAACTTTGTCGGTCGCATGGGCCACCGGGGCAGCCGCGTGTACCTCAGCAATGCGGCGGTGGCCGCGGCGGCCGCCGTGGCCGGGCGGCTGGTGCACCCCGATGAGGTGGTCGGGGAGACGGCGGCGGTGTAG
- a CDS encoding 3-isopropylmalate dehydratase small subunit, which yields MALRGRAHVVGDHVDTDIIIPARYLVTTDPAELARYVFEDLDPALRSRIAPGDVLVAGENFGQGSSREHAPLAIKGAGISCIVAASFARIFYRNAFNVGLPVVECREARGRVADGDELEVDLSAGTIRNLTRQETYTGTPVPEFMQRLLAAGGLVGYVRAELARRRA from the coding sequence ATGGCGCTGCGCGGACGGGCCCACGTCGTGGGCGACCACGTGGACACCGACATCATCATCCCGGCCCGCTACCTGGTCACCACCGATCCGGCCGAGCTGGCCCGGTACGTCTTTGAAGACCTGGATCCCGCCCTGCGGTCCCGCATCGCTCCGGGCGACGTGCTGGTGGCCGGCGAGAACTTCGGCCAGGGGAGTTCCCGGGAGCATGCCCCCCTGGCCATCAAGGGGGCGGGCATCAGCTGCATCGTGGCGGCGTCGTTCGCCCGGATCTTCTACCGGAACGCCTTCAACGTCGGGCTGCCGGTGGTGGAGTGCCGCGAAGCCCGCGGCCGCGTGGCTGACGGCGACGAGCTGGAGGTGGACCTGTCTGCGGGCACGATTCGCAACCTCACCCGGCAGGAGACCTACACCGGCACGCCCGTGCCGGAGTTCATGCAGCGCCTGCTGGCCGCCGGGGGCCTGGTCGGGTACGTCCGGGCCGAGCTGGCGCGACGCAGGGCGTAG
- the leuB gene encoding 3-isopropylmalate dehydrogenase: protein MPAELRVALLPGDGIGPEVIRHAVAVLEAAGRRFGIRMVFSEAAVGGAALDTAGVPLPERTLEICRASDAVLLGAVGGPRWDHLPGPARPEAGLLQLRRALGVYANLRPVRVTPALVEASPLRPEVVAGTDLVIVRELTGGLYFGQPRGRTADGAVDTMRYSAPEVARVARVAMALARARRRKVTSVDKANVLETSRLWREVVSAEAAKAPDVRVEHMLVDTCALQLVRAPAQFDVVVTENMFGDILSDAAGAVAGSLGLLPSASLGDHPPSLYEPVHGSAPDLAGRGVANPVGAILSAALLLRHAAGHAGAARAVEEAVDRVLAAGVRTPDLGGTASTAEVGAAVVEAVGADEEVRR, encoded by the coding sequence GTGCCGGCTGAGCTCCGGGTGGCCCTCCTGCCCGGGGACGGCATCGGGCCGGAGGTGATCCGGCACGCGGTCGCCGTCCTGGAAGCCGCCGGGCGGCGGTTCGGCATCCGGATGGTGTTCAGCGAAGCCGCCGTAGGAGGAGCCGCCCTCGACACGGCCGGCGTGCCCCTGCCCGAGCGGACCCTGGAGATCTGCCGGGCCAGCGACGCGGTCCTGCTGGGAGCCGTCGGCGGCCCCCGGTGGGATCACCTCCCCGGGCCGGCGCGGCCGGAGGCCGGGCTGTTGCAGCTCCGCCGCGCCCTGGGGGTCTACGCCAACCTGCGCCCCGTGCGGGTGACGCCCGCCCTGGTGGAGGCCTCCCCCCTGCGCCCCGAGGTGGTGGCCGGGACGGACCTGGTGATCGTGCGGGAGCTGACCGGGGGGCTGTACTTCGGCCAGCCCCGCGGCCGGACCGCCGACGGAGCCGTGGACACGATGCGGTACTCCGCCCCCGAGGTGGCCCGGGTGGCACGGGTGGCGATGGCCCTGGCCCGCGCCCGGCGCCGGAAGGTCACCTCGGTGGACAAGGCCAACGTCCTGGAGACCTCCCGTCTGTGGCGGGAGGTGGTCTCCGCCGAGGCGGCGAAGGCGCCCGACGTGCGGGTGGAACACATGCTGGTGGACACCTGCGCCCTGCAGCTGGTGCGGGCGCCGGCCCAGTTCGACGTCGTCGTCACCGAGAACATGTTCGGCGACATCCTCAGCGACGCCGCGGGCGCCGTGGCCGGATCGCTGGGGTTGCTGCCCTCGGCGAGCCTGGGGGATCATCCCCCCTCGCTGTACGAACCCGTCCACGGATCCGCCCCCGATCTGGCCGGCAGAGGGGTGGCCAACCCGGTGGGGGCCATCCTCAGCGCCGCGCTGCTGCTGCGCCACGCCGCCGGGCACGCGGGGGCCGCCCGGGCCGTGGAGGAGGCGGTGGACCGGGTGCTGGCCGCGGGCGTGCGGACGCCCGACCTGGGCGGGACGGCCTCCACCGCGGAGGTGGGCGCGGCCGTGGTCGAGGCAGTGGGAGCGGACGAGGAGGTGAGGCGATGA